The Mytilus trossulus isolate FHL-02 chromosome 3, PNRI_Mtr1.1.1.hap1, whole genome shotgun sequence genome contains a region encoding:
- the LOC134712886 gene encoding neutral cholesterol ester hydrolase 1-like isoform X1, with protein MKCLACVLVIPVLMSLLAYRYIQPMPSGAKEPRNQMITLALFRFLNDVISLLSSFGYSKTELFKKAFVMSPLPEPDPRVLSTDEYFDGIKVRVYRPSASKDKVLPAMIYYHGGGWVYMSVDAYDPLTKAISLQANIVVISVEYKLMPEYRFPSQLEECLKVTEYVFRNAEKYRIDPSRISIGGDSAGGNLAAAVGLKFSQEPKKNLAKIKVQVLLYPVLQALDFNLPSYREYADLSCVSILNRVDMINYINMYGFQDQGTLEAISQNKHVSQKTLQTYRSLVDPGLLPVELQKRGGTNPKQSETNTTLSDAVRDNVINPYAWPLMATDDALRKLPKTYVVVTEYDPLRDEGLIFAERLRRLVPENIELSYLTGLEHGILSLYNYKSHSSTLDTLVDYLNRNL; from the exons ATGAAATGCCTAGCCTGTGTACTTGTTATACCTGTTCTGATGTCTTTATTGGCCTATCGATATATACAACCGATGCCATCTGGAGCAAAGGAACCTAGAAATCAAATGATAACTTTGGCTTTGTTCCGGTTTCTTAATGACGTa ATATCATTACTTAGTTCATTTGGATACTCGAAGACAGAACTATTCAAGAAAGCATTTGTAATGAGTCCACTTCCTGAGCCAGATCCAAGAGTTTTG tCAACGGATGAATATTTTGATGGAATAAAAGTGAGAGTATACAGACCTTCAGCATCTAAAGATAAAGTTCTACCTGCTATGATCTACTATCACGGCGGAGGATGGGTTTATATGTCTGTCG atgcCTACGATCCATTAACAAAAGCCATTTCACTTCAAGCAAACATTGTTGTCATTTCAGTTGA GTATAAACTTATGCCGGAATACAGATTTCCAAGTCAGTTGGAAGAATGTTTAAAAGTAACAGAATATGTGTTCAGAAATGCTGAAAAATACCGAATTGATCCCTCTAGAATAAGCATAGGAG GTGATAGTGCTGGGGGTAATTTAGCAGCAGCCGTTGGTTTAAAGTTTTCACAAGAACCAAAAAAGAATTTAGCGAAGATAAAGGTACAAGTATTGTTATATCCAGTTTTACAAGCGCTTGATTTTAATCTTCCATCCTACAGAGAGTATGCTGATTTATCTTGCGTGTCTATCTTAAACAGAGTAGATATGATTAACTATATCAATATGTATGGATTTCAAGATCAAGGAACCTTGGAAGCCATTTCTCAAAACAAACACGTGTCACAGAAAACACTACAAACATACAGAAGTTTAGTTGACCCGGGTTTACTTCCGGTAGAGCTACAGAAAAGAGGCGGAACTAACCCAAAACAATCAGAAACAAATACAACGTTATCAGACGCCGTTCGTGACAATGTAATTAATCCCTATGCATGGCCTCTAATGGCTACAGACGACGCATTACGTAAATTACCGAAGACATATGTGGTAGTCACAGAGTATGACCCGCTAAGAGATGAAGGACTCATATTTGCAGAACGCCTAAGAAGACTTGTTCCAGAAAACATTGAACTAAGTTACTTGACTGGATTAGAGCATGGCATTCTCAgtttatataattacaaaagTCATTCTTCGACTTTAGATACGTTAGTTGATTATCTTAATCGAAATCTGTAA
- the LOC134712884 gene encoding KRAB-A domain-containing protein 2-like isoform X1, with the protein MPSGHLVFFTSLSGLFALSDTMSIEEKFLESLRSKFESGKTRSIYPRVKYHDLLAKIKLLESSEKKLTKDYYNLRRYDIFNIGGFERLITKVSENDEGNFKIYVFLEELYGILEKAHKETGHGGRDRMIKQLNNGYANISRDAIELFLSLCENCNMKKKHIGKGVVVKPILSKDFNSRGQVDLMDFQSNPDGNYKFIMVFQDHLTKFCNIKALTSKCASEVAFNLIDIFTIFGAPHILQSDNGREFTALVISELKLMWPELVIVHGKPRHPQSQGSIERSNGDIHDMLTAWLRDNESTKWSIGIKFVQIQKNSALNKGIGRSPYEALFGKCATVGLTSETKIPKEILMTLEKEEDLLKLQTESVNDQPVTENKTENIVHASDIPESIAEPNVEPSTPITDETDVLKCYVCEKDTSGAHMCSKCDKHIHVICGTTVSEEGYGSKVVCPNCKIDTNRVRHRSGAMDSQLKQANTMIARSKKELGTAEVGQTVAVPIPMFDRGKGDSRNLLGRVIEVNDKGNAVVATRFGQLQGTFGTNEMGICKQNLILEEEINCETTLSVREAATHQSLSGGQGFFKCSCKTKCLSNRCKCKKNGRKCNSRCHSSTTCDNK; encoded by the exons atgccCTCAGGCCATCTTGTCTTTTTCACTTCTTTATCTGGATTATTCGCATTAAGTGACACCATGTCTATTGAGGAAAAATTTCTTGAATCTTTGAGGTCTAAATTCGAATCAGGGAAAACAAGGAGCATATACCCTAGAGTAAAGTACCATGATCTTTTGGCAAAGATTAAACTTTTGGAATCATCAGAAAAGAAATTGACAAAAGATTACTACAATTTAAGAAGGtatgacatttttaatattGGTGGTTTTGAAAGGTTGATAACTAAAGTCAGCGAGAATGACGagggaaatttcaaaatttatgtcTTCCTAGAGGAACTCTATGGTATTTTGGAAAAGGCACATAAAGAAACTGGTCATGGCGGCAGAGATCGCATGATAAAACAACTAAATAATGGATATGCTAACATTTCACGTGATGCAATTGAATTATTTCTGTCactttgtgaaaattgcaatatgaaaaaaaaacatatagggAAAGGCGTAGTAGTGAAACCCATTTTATCTAAAGACTTTAACAGTAGAGGACAAGTTGATTTGATGGATTTTCAATCAAACCCAGATGGaaactataaatttattatgGTATTTCAAGACCACCTTacaaaattttgtaacattAAAGCCCTTACCTCAAAATGTGCATCAGAGGTGGCTTTtaatctaattgatattttcacaatttttggtGCGCCCCATATACTGCAAAGTGACAATGGTCGGGAATTCACAGCTTTGGTCATATCCGAGTTAAAATTAATGTGGCCAGAACTTGTTATCGTTCATGGGAAACCGAGACATCCCCAATCACAGGGTAGCATTGAGCGATCAAATGGAGATATCCATGACATGCTAACTGCATGGCTGAGGGACAATGAATCAACAAAGTGGTCAATTGGTATCAAGTTCGTCCAGATTCAAAAGAATTCAGCTCTAAACAAAGGCATTGGACGGTCCCCCTATGAAGCTTTATTTGGTAAATGTGCAACAGTTGGATTAACATCAGAAACCAAAATTCCGAAAGAAATATTGATGACCTTAGAAAAGGAAGAGGACTTACTTAAGCTCCAGACAGAGTCTGTAAATGATCAACCTgtaactgaaaataaaacagaaaacattGTCCATGCCTCTGATATACCAGAATCTATTGCAGAACCAAATGTGGAACCTTCTACTCCAATCACTGATGAAACA GATGTCTTAAAGTGCTATGTATGTGAAAAGGATACATCTGGAGCTCATATGTGTAGTAAATGTGATAAACACATTCATGTTATATGTGGTACTACTGTTAGTGAAGAGGGATACGGTTCAAAGGTGGTATGTCCAAATTGTAAAATTGATACCAACAGAGTTCGACATCGTTCTGGAGCCATGGACAGTCAACTGAAGCAGGCAAACACTATGATAGCCAGGAGCAAAAAGGAACTAGGGACGGCAGAAGTTGGGCAAACAGTTGCCGTACCAATACCTATGTTTGACAGAGGGAAGGGTGACAGTAGAAATTTACTCGGCCGAGTCATTGAG gTCAATGATAAGGGCAATGCTGTTGTGGCTACAAGATTTGGACAACTTCAAGGAACATTTGGAACAAATGAGATGggaatatgtaaacaaaatttaattctggaAGAGGAAATTAATTGTGAAACAACTTTAAGTGTACGTGAGGCAGCAACCCATCAGTCATTATCCGGAGGTCAAGGATTTTTCAAATGTTCTTGTAAAACTAAATGTTTAAGTAACCGGTGCAAATGCAAGAAAAACGGGAGAAAGTGCAATAGTCGGTGCCATAGTTCTACAACTTGTGATAACAAATGA
- the LOC134712887 gene encoding uncharacterized protein LOC134712887 produces MKKFTAKVACQGQENKDSKDEETCSKEEKTDEFDLQLEWDAKETEDNLRLNFPILKDKKFTLCYRPKENAEPEPIPDPINTSQKLKQFFELLEIKPAIYLYPKEDPPKEKLNIKALIVSCLLSATILIANITQLKAVISDGATDHFKRAVVAFIALSVLLQILNTLLLITANFVKGTSKRHKTFDLWKNRLLNVSIVVMVFVMIINIVIGAIGIT; encoded by the exons ATGAAAAAGTTCACAGCAAAGGTTGCCTGCCAAG GCCAAGAAAATAAAGATTCCAAAGATGAAGAAACTTGTTCAAAAGAAGAAAAGACAGACGAGTTTGATTTGCAGCTTGAATGGGACGCTAAAGAAACAGAAGACAATCTTCGTCTTAATTTCCccattttaaaagataaaaagtttACTCTATGTTACAGACCAAAAGAAAATGCAGAGCCTGAGCCCATACCGGATCCCATTAATACATCGCAGAAACTTAAACAATTCTTTGAACTATTAGAAATTAAACCTGCGATATACTTATATCCAAAG GAGGACCCCCCTAAAGAAAAGCTAAATATAAAAGCATTAATTGTGTCATGCCTTCTAAGTGCTACCATACTGATTGCAAACATTACACAACTGAAAGCAGTCATATCAGATGGAGCAACAGACCATTTCAAGAGAGCTGTGGTAGCTTTCATAGCTTTGTCGGTGTTattacagattttaaatacattattaTTAATTACAGCCAATTTTGTCAAAGGAACATCGAAGAgacataaaacatttgacttgtGGAAAAACCGATTATTGAACGTTTCTATTGTGGTAATGGTTTTTGTTATGATTATCAATATTGTCATTGGTGCAATTGGTATTACATAA
- the LOC134712886 gene encoding neutral cholesterol ester hydrolase 1-like isoform X3, with translation MVTSTDEYFDGIKVRVYRPSASKDKVLPAMIYYHGGGWVYMSVDAYDPLTKAISLQANIVVISVEYKLMPEYRFPSQLEECLKVTEYVFRNAEKYRIDPSRISIGGDSAGGNLAAAVGLKFSQEPKKNLAKIKVQVLLYPVLQALDFNLPSYREYADLSCVSILNRVDMINYINMYGFQDQGTLEAISQNKHVSQKTLQTYRSLVDPGLLPVELQKRGGTNPKQSETNTTLSDAVRDNVINPYAWPLMATDDALRKLPKTYVVVTEYDPLRDEGLIFAERLRRLVPENIELSYLTGLEHGILSLYNYKSHSSTLDTLVDYLNRNL, from the exons tCAACGGATGAATATTTTGATGGAATAAAAGTGAGAGTATACAGACCTTCAGCATCTAAAGATAAAGTTCTACCTGCTATGATCTACTATCACGGCGGAGGATGGGTTTATATGTCTGTCG atgcCTACGATCCATTAACAAAAGCCATTTCACTTCAAGCAAACATTGTTGTCATTTCAGTTGA GTATAAACTTATGCCGGAATACAGATTTCCAAGTCAGTTGGAAGAATGTTTAAAAGTAACAGAATATGTGTTCAGAAATGCTGAAAAATACCGAATTGATCCCTCTAGAATAAGCATAGGAG GTGATAGTGCTGGGGGTAATTTAGCAGCAGCCGTTGGTTTAAAGTTTTCACAAGAACCAAAAAAGAATTTAGCGAAGATAAAGGTACAAGTATTGTTATATCCAGTTTTACAAGCGCTTGATTTTAATCTTCCATCCTACAGAGAGTATGCTGATTTATCTTGCGTGTCTATCTTAAACAGAGTAGATATGATTAACTATATCAATATGTATGGATTTCAAGATCAAGGAACCTTGGAAGCCATTTCTCAAAACAAACACGTGTCACAGAAAACACTACAAACATACAGAAGTTTAGTTGACCCGGGTTTACTTCCGGTAGAGCTACAGAAAAGAGGCGGAACTAACCCAAAACAATCAGAAACAAATACAACGTTATCAGACGCCGTTCGTGACAATGTAATTAATCCCTATGCATGGCCTCTAATGGCTACAGACGACGCATTACGTAAATTACCGAAGACATATGTGGTAGTCACAGAGTATGACCCGCTAAGAGATGAAGGACTCATATTTGCAGAACGCCTAAGAAGACTTGTTCCAGAAAACATTGAACTAAGTTACTTGACTGGATTAGAGCATGGCATTCTCAgtttatataattacaaaagTCATTCTTCGACTTTAGATACGTTAGTTGATTATCTTAATCGAAATCTGTAA
- the LOC134712884 gene encoding KRAB-A domain-containing protein 2-like isoform X2 gives MPSGHLVFFTSLSGLFALSDTMSIEEKFLESLRSKFESGKTRSIYPRVKYHDLLAKIKLLESSEKKLTKDYYNLRRYDIFNIGGFERLITKVSENDEGNFKIYVFLEELYGILEKAHKETGHGGRDRMIKQLNNGYANISRDAIELFLSLCENCNMKKKHIGKGVVVKPILSKDFNSRGQVDLMDFQSNPDGNYKFIMVFQDHLTKFCNIKALTSKCASEVAFNLIDIFTIFGAPHILQSDNGREFTALVISELKLMWPELVIVHGKPRHPQSQGSIERSNGDIHDMLTAWLRDNESTKWSIGIKFVQIQKNSALNKGIGRSPYEALFGKCATVGLTSETKIPKEILMTLEKEEDLLKLQTESVNDQPVTENKTENIVHASDIPESIAEPNVEPSTPITDETVNDKGNAVVATRFGQLQGTFGTNEMGICKQNLILEEEINCETTLSVREAATHQSLSGGQGFFKCSCKTKCLSNRCKCKKNGRKCNSRCHSSTTCDNK, from the exons atgccCTCAGGCCATCTTGTCTTTTTCACTTCTTTATCTGGATTATTCGCATTAAGTGACACCATGTCTATTGAGGAAAAATTTCTTGAATCTTTGAGGTCTAAATTCGAATCAGGGAAAACAAGGAGCATATACCCTAGAGTAAAGTACCATGATCTTTTGGCAAAGATTAAACTTTTGGAATCATCAGAAAAGAAATTGACAAAAGATTACTACAATTTAAGAAGGtatgacatttttaatattGGTGGTTTTGAAAGGTTGATAACTAAAGTCAGCGAGAATGACGagggaaatttcaaaatttatgtcTTCCTAGAGGAACTCTATGGTATTTTGGAAAAGGCACATAAAGAAACTGGTCATGGCGGCAGAGATCGCATGATAAAACAACTAAATAATGGATATGCTAACATTTCACGTGATGCAATTGAATTATTTCTGTCactttgtgaaaattgcaatatgaaaaaaaaacatatagggAAAGGCGTAGTAGTGAAACCCATTTTATCTAAAGACTTTAACAGTAGAGGACAAGTTGATTTGATGGATTTTCAATCAAACCCAGATGGaaactataaatttattatgGTATTTCAAGACCACCTTacaaaattttgtaacattAAAGCCCTTACCTCAAAATGTGCATCAGAGGTGGCTTTtaatctaattgatattttcacaatttttggtGCGCCCCATATACTGCAAAGTGACAATGGTCGGGAATTCACAGCTTTGGTCATATCCGAGTTAAAATTAATGTGGCCAGAACTTGTTATCGTTCATGGGAAACCGAGACATCCCCAATCACAGGGTAGCATTGAGCGATCAAATGGAGATATCCATGACATGCTAACTGCATGGCTGAGGGACAATGAATCAACAAAGTGGTCAATTGGTATCAAGTTCGTCCAGATTCAAAAGAATTCAGCTCTAAACAAAGGCATTGGACGGTCCCCCTATGAAGCTTTATTTGGTAAATGTGCAACAGTTGGATTAACATCAGAAACCAAAATTCCGAAAGAAATATTGATGACCTTAGAAAAGGAAGAGGACTTACTTAAGCTCCAGACAGAGTCTGTAAATGATCAACCTgtaactgaaaataaaacagaaaacattGTCCATGCCTCTGATATACCAGAATCTATTGCAGAACCAAATGTGGAACCTTCTACTCCAATCACTGATGAAACA gTCAATGATAAGGGCAATGCTGTTGTGGCTACAAGATTTGGACAACTTCAAGGAACATTTGGAACAAATGAGATGggaatatgtaaacaaaatttaattctggaAGAGGAAATTAATTGTGAAACAACTTTAAGTGTACGTGAGGCAGCAACCCATCAGTCATTATCCGGAGGTCAAGGATTTTTCAAATGTTCTTGTAAAACTAAATGTTTAAGTAACCGGTGCAAATGCAAGAAAAACGGGAGAAAGTGCAATAGTCGGTGCCATAGTTCTACAACTTGTGATAACAAATGA
- the LOC134712886 gene encoding neutral cholesterol ester hydrolase 1-like isoform X2, with translation MVTISLLSSFGYSKTELFKKAFVMSPLPEPDPRVLSTDEYFDGIKVRVYRPSASKDKVLPAMIYYHGGGWVYMSVDAYDPLTKAISLQANIVVISVEYKLMPEYRFPSQLEECLKVTEYVFRNAEKYRIDPSRISIGGDSAGGNLAAAVGLKFSQEPKKNLAKIKVQVLLYPVLQALDFNLPSYREYADLSCVSILNRVDMINYINMYGFQDQGTLEAISQNKHVSQKTLQTYRSLVDPGLLPVELQKRGGTNPKQSETNTTLSDAVRDNVINPYAWPLMATDDALRKLPKTYVVVTEYDPLRDEGLIFAERLRRLVPENIELSYLTGLEHGILSLYNYKSHSSTLDTLVDYLNRNL, from the exons ATATCATTACTTAGTTCATTTGGATACTCGAAGACAGAACTATTCAAGAAAGCATTTGTAATGAGTCCACTTCCTGAGCCAGATCCAAGAGTTTTG tCAACGGATGAATATTTTGATGGAATAAAAGTGAGAGTATACAGACCTTCAGCATCTAAAGATAAAGTTCTACCTGCTATGATCTACTATCACGGCGGAGGATGGGTTTATATGTCTGTCG atgcCTACGATCCATTAACAAAAGCCATTTCACTTCAAGCAAACATTGTTGTCATTTCAGTTGA GTATAAACTTATGCCGGAATACAGATTTCCAAGTCAGTTGGAAGAATGTTTAAAAGTAACAGAATATGTGTTCAGAAATGCTGAAAAATACCGAATTGATCCCTCTAGAATAAGCATAGGAG GTGATAGTGCTGGGGGTAATTTAGCAGCAGCCGTTGGTTTAAAGTTTTCACAAGAACCAAAAAAGAATTTAGCGAAGATAAAGGTACAAGTATTGTTATATCCAGTTTTACAAGCGCTTGATTTTAATCTTCCATCCTACAGAGAGTATGCTGATTTATCTTGCGTGTCTATCTTAAACAGAGTAGATATGATTAACTATATCAATATGTATGGATTTCAAGATCAAGGAACCTTGGAAGCCATTTCTCAAAACAAACACGTGTCACAGAAAACACTACAAACATACAGAAGTTTAGTTGACCCGGGTTTACTTCCGGTAGAGCTACAGAAAAGAGGCGGAACTAACCCAAAACAATCAGAAACAAATACAACGTTATCAGACGCCGTTCGTGACAATGTAATTAATCCCTATGCATGGCCTCTAATGGCTACAGACGACGCATTACGTAAATTACCGAAGACATATGTGGTAGTCACAGAGTATGACCCGCTAAGAGATGAAGGACTCATATTTGCAGAACGCCTAAGAAGACTTGTTCCAGAAAACATTGAACTAAGTTACTTGACTGGATTAGAGCATGGCATTCTCAgtttatataattacaaaagTCATTCTTCGACTTTAGATACGTTAGTTGATTATCTTAATCGAAATCTGTAA